GCGCGCGAGCTGCAGGCGGAGGGCGACTTCGTCGAGGTCTATGTGAACACTCCGCTCGCGGTCGCCGAGCAGCGCGACGTCAAGGGTCTCTACAAGAAGGCCCGCGCCGGGGAGCTGAAGAACTTCACCGGCATCGACAGCCCCTACGAGGCACCTGAGCATCCGGAGATCGTGGTCGACACCACCGCCATGTCCCCCATCGAGGCCGCCGAGCGGATCGTCGCATGGCTTGAAGGCGAGCTCGACTACTCGATCTGAGTGAGCTCCGGGCCGGGGAAGAGCGCCCGGAACGGCCGGGCCTCCTCGACGACGCGCGCGAAGGACGGGCGCGCGCGCAGACGCTGGTGATAGGCCGCCAGTCGCGGATGGGTCAGCCCGATGGGCTCAAGCGCATCCGCGTAGAACAGCGCCGGTGCGGCCGCGCAGTCGGCGAAGCTGAACACCTCGCCCAGCGCCCAGGGGCCTTCACCGATCTGGCCGTCCAGGACGCCGTACGCGGTGCGCAGGATGCCGCGCCACTGAACGACGCCGGCCGGGTCCTTCGCACCCTCTGGCCTCAACCGGTCGCCGACGATCCGCTGCAAG
This genomic stretch from Phenylobacterium sp. LH3H17 harbors:
- a CDS encoding glutathione S-transferase family protein, which translates into the protein MTLRLHQHPFASYCQKALMAFYENGVAFEAVMVDLGDEASRAAFYALWQMGKMPVLEDTARGVVLPEASIVIEHVDTFYPGKVRLFPEDPALRLRARLLDRLFDNYVQDPLQRIVGDRLRPEGAKDPAGVVQWRGILRTAYGVLDGQIGEGPWALGEVFSFADCAAAPALFYADALEPIGLTHPRLAAYHQRLRARPSFARVVEEARPFRALFPGPELTQIE